One window of the Polymorphobacter megasporae genome contains the following:
- a CDS encoding replication initiator protein A has product MSKRRDPSPEFDLFIPGLGDLPLKDQREVMERPFFSLQKRKRLKPIEYRSPDGEAWVRVQAIPDYGMATIWDADILIWAASTLNRMKQQGANDLPRTLTTTPYDLLRAIKRSTGGRDYQELQAALLRLQTTSITTSIRATKRRQKAGFNWLDSWTFDTDADTEQPRGMTLTLSDWVYEGIVNEKSLLTMHPDYFLLSGGLERALYRIARKHAGTQRGGFTCRVEVLRDKTGSDAKPKEFNRMLRRAIEADQLPEYSMKLTETVDKSPAVLFRVRGEADALEFEARMRAEEEHRARFMADRRRTEEVDARMDQLAGRR; this is encoded by the coding sequence GTGAGCAAGCGCCGCGATCCAAGCCCGGAATTTGACCTGTTCATACCGGGGCTAGGTGACCTTCCGCTCAAGGACCAGCGGGAGGTCATGGAGCGGCCATTTTTTTCGCTACAAAAGCGCAAACGTTTAAAGCCGATTGAGTATCGAAGTCCGGATGGCGAGGCATGGGTGCGTGTTCAAGCGATACCCGACTACGGCATGGCGACGATTTGGGATGCCGACATCCTGATCTGGGCCGCCTCGACGCTGAATCGCATGAAGCAGCAGGGTGCGAACGATCTACCCCGGACGCTGACTACCACTCCATATGATCTGCTACGGGCGATTAAGCGCAGCACCGGCGGCCGTGACTACCAAGAACTGCAGGCGGCCCTGCTAAGGCTTCAGACGACATCGATCACGACCTCGATCCGCGCGACGAAGCGCCGGCAGAAAGCCGGCTTCAACTGGCTCGATAGCTGGACCTTCGACACCGATGCCGACACCGAGCAGCCGCGTGGCATGACGTTGACCTTGTCGGACTGGGTTTACGAGGGGATCGTCAATGAGAAATCGCTTCTCACCATGCATCCCGATTATTTCTTGCTGTCGGGCGGGCTTGAGCGCGCGCTGTATCGCATCGCGCGAAAGCACGCCGGCACCCAGCGCGGCGGATTTACGTGCCGGGTAGAGGTACTTCGCGACAAAACCGGCAGTGACGCCAAACCCAAGGAGTTCAACCGGATGCTGAGGCGCGCGATCGAGGCCGACCAGCTTCCCGAATATAGCATGAAGTTGACAGAAACCGTCGATAAAAGCCCGGCCGTTCTGTTTCGGGTGCGCGGCGAAGCCGATGCGCTGGAGTTCGAGGCCCGGATGCGAGCCGAGGAAGAGCATCGCGCACGCTTCATGGCCGATCGGCGGCGCACCGAAGAGGTCGACGCCCGCATGGACCAGCTAGCGGGGCGACGTTAG
- a CDS encoding helix-turn-helix domain-containing protein: MTPASFDHDAFQRQLLEAMIVARKGAGVRQIDLAARLAKPQSYVSKVEGRERRLDVGEYVIWMRALGLDPAAGLAAVLTCPSGVASDAPDP; encoded by the coding sequence ATGACCCCGGCCAGTTTCGACCACGATGCATTTCAGCGGCAGCTGCTCGAAGCGATGATCGTCGCGCGCAAAGGTGCTGGCGTCCGCCAGATCGACCTCGCGGCACGGCTCGCCAAACCACAGTCGTATGTTTCGAAGGTCGAGGGACGCGAACGCCGGCTTGATGTCGGGGAATACGTGATCTGGATGCGGGCCCTCGGACTCGACCCGGCTGCCGGGTTGGCTGCGGTCCTCACTTGCCCTTCTGGAGTTGCCTCCGATGCGCCAGACCCCTGA
- a CDS encoding PepSY domain-containing protein, whose translation MSFVRTSASLHKWLALVVGLPILAWFVSGLFIAFVPEDAIHGHHPPDPAPVDAAAVAQPLAQALAARPGSYAKVEARSMLGRPVALLTPVEGRPQLVDLTTGHTVSPIDRPTAIALALETMGAHTGLPVRAEQVSAPSRVYQGPLPAWRVVFADQSNTEVYVAANLGRVVASRGDLFRVYDTMWSFHILNFADPRGINTWWLWGLAALATVVAMTGFVMLPSRLRLKRRRRLNTERL comes from the coding sequence ATGTCTTTCGTTCGTACCTCGGCTTCGCTCCACAAGTGGCTGGCGCTCGTCGTCGGTCTCCCAATTTTAGCTTGGTTTGTGTCCGGTCTCTTCATCGCATTCGTTCCCGAGGACGCAATTCACGGCCACCACCCACCGGACCCGGCTCCCGTGGACGCGGCTGCCGTCGCTCAACCGCTCGCCCAAGCGCTTGCTGCTCGGCCTGGCTCCTACGCCAAGGTCGAAGCCCGCTCCATGCTCGGTCGCCCTGTCGCACTGCTGACGCCTGTCGAGGGTCGTCCGCAGCTTGTGGATTTGACAACTGGACACACGGTCTCACCCATCGATCGCCCCACGGCGATAGCGCTCGCTCTCGAGACTATGGGAGCGCACACTGGGCTACCAGTTCGAGCAGAGCAGGTCTCGGCACCGTCCCGCGTCTACCAAGGCCCGTTGCCAGCTTGGCGGGTCGTATTCGCTGATCAAAGCAACACCGAGGTCTACGTCGCTGCCAACCTTGGACGTGTAGTGGCGAGCCGCGGCGACCTGTTCCGCGTTTACGACACTATGTGGTCGTTCCATATCCTGAATTTTGCCGATCCACGCGGGATCAACACTTGGTGGCTGTGGGGACTAGCTGCCCTGGCGACCGTTGTTGCGATGACAGGCTTTGTGATGCTGCCGAGCAGGCTGCGACTGAAACGTAGAAGGCGGCTCAATACCGAACGATTATAA